A stretch of Podospora bellae-mahoneyi strain CBS 112042 chromosome 5, whole genome shotgun sequence DNA encodes these proteins:
- a CDS encoding hypothetical protein (EggNog:ENOG503NZ57; COG:S), with the protein MRSPHHMNHTPTTSLTSPPNNHHLSTPTTAATTTTTTTTTSPRNGPPIPISITICGDGGCGKSSITLRLVRSGQPGSWTDDYDPTIEDSYSITRRIDGVTYHLSLTDTAGQEEYRGMWASSNLSSDAFLLVYDITSLDSLHALEYFNDLIDMEAETRMDNAARARKAGVVDLGGLGGEGNKMVPPVKIVAGNKCDLKEGRRVAAQVGLEWARGRGCGFMETSARLEVNIEETFELIVRRVVEGRRLAEMEADELLGGGGRGNEMGNNKRGMTKPLTPLPDREGEEEGGEKELGRRGVNNIEGGIGRPGFWKRLRCW; encoded by the coding sequence atgcgctccccccaccacatgaaccacacccccaccacctccctcacctcaccaccaaacaaccaccacctgtcgactccaacaacagcagcaacaacaacaacaacaacaacaaccacctccccccgaAATggcccccccattcccatctcGATAACCATctgcggcgacggcggctgCGGCAaatcctccatcaccctccgcctcgtcCGCTCGGGCCAGCCAGGCAGCTGGACAGACGACTACGACCCCACAATCGAAGACTCGTACTCCATCACCCGCCGCATCGACGGCGTCACCTACCACCTCTCCCTGACCGACACGGCAGGGCAGGAAGAATACCGGGGCATGTGGGCCtcttccaacctctcctcggacgccttcctcctcgtctaCGACATCACCAGTCTTGACTCGCTGCACGCGCTAGAGTACTTTAACGATCTGATCGATATGGAAGCGGAAACAAGAATGGACAACGctgcgagggcgaggaaggcgggggtggtggatctgggggggttgggtggggaAGGGAATAAGATGGTGCCGCCGGTGAAGATTGTGGCGGGGAACAAGTGCGatttgaaggaggggaggagggtggcggcgCAGGTTGGGCTGGAGTGGGctagggggagggggtgcggGTTTATGGAGACTAGtgcgaggttggaggttaACATTGAGGAGACGTTTGAGTTGATTGttaggagggtggtggaggggaggaggttggccgagatggaggcgGACGAGTtacttggtggtggtgggagggggaatgaGATGGGGAATAATAAGAGGGGGATGACGAAGCCGTTGACACCGTTGCCGGatcgggagggggaggaggaagggggggagaaggagttggggaggaggggggtgaataATATTGAaggggggattgggagaCCGGGTttttggaagaggttgagatgttggtga
- a CDS encoding hypothetical protein (COG:I; EggNog:ENOG50KOG4177) → MAETIGLAASLAGLVTAGLAVCKGLTEYYKTYKSAEKDIQFLCEEVDNLTGILQNLDAAIKDGGSRLEVEAPAEGPVKACRDRITALEEELKQVTGSENGRNPPVDNVKLLTRFKRTLYPFKEKTLKDLRDNVSKANEILHQAATSILIRQNNRILDTMDQFYEKEDSKEILRWLDPPNPSQRQFIASSKRKDDTGAWFVDNNENEFWTWKESLRSVLWIQGRAGCGKTVLCSTIINHLIDYCQHQATSGIAYFYFDFTDASTSQDHHTLIRSLIVQLSAQMQNRSVTQPLKTLYKRHRNGTTQPTVEELCQTLRNIIELFSPCYLVIDAVDESKEKVEFLKLLNIMVGQWKLPQLRVLLTSRTELGVEIPKRDWDSRTISIESGVGEDVKHHVLATLSDENGMFSDWNPPERDKIAESLIKASHGNFRWVACQLQVLWGCHTIQELDEALKSLPATLEEIYERELLTVEETRSQGFRHILQWLCYSKRPLKLDEIAEVFAIDQGTNSRPHYDPRRRLVNATRFIHKHSNLVSVVLVKSKGEPHKELRLAHLSVRDYLTGSKIVGSPAKIFHITELSAHQSIAEACIVYLQQIDTPEDSPKTYPLARYAAQFWSYHVHVTTTAATTAAATDQSSGTLIIMSLLIIELITQVLRVFGLSPTISQQLLGENDVHINLNCLCVELLTTPQKYIRYFDPDTPWIHNPDISRSVESLPSALYYAAHAGLADSVRQLLAQGLDVNAVGGRYGTALQAAACKGHRDVIKMLLAKGAQVNQYAGDYGYALQGACCYGHEECATLLIDHGADVDARGGEHHTALHAAAFNGYEKVVKLLAERGATIDVTDSPNGRTALIDAAREGQTTVVERLLQLGANSLIRDMGGWTALDEAAPAGFDAVVRILIEHNPSILTSRDPSDYSALDHTAGQHHVSTVRLLLEMGIDVNSKTNEGRTALFKAVKSGNRAVVDLLIQHGAVVSLTDRGGWSALHIAAHHGQVEAGEALLQAGAPIHGGPDGWTPLHISILRKRTCFVKMLLESGADAQAKTVNGVSVMDCVDLHHKYLAEPEKGRLKIDNMWLTRTGLRSAASYGKDARIRELLDRGADIDARDEGGFTALMWAIDGGHLSTVRLLVENGADVDARSDQEGNTALMLAAMQVRPSSVMHLLVEHGADVNVRNNDGESAMSYLDKHKHADCVKLLYEYGYREEETPREMPVLDPSQEVLQNIRKLLEESIKHVR, encoded by the exons ATGGCTGAGACCATCGGTCTTGCTGCCAGTCTTGCCGGCTTGGTAACGGCGGGTTTGGCAGTCTGCAAAGGTCTAACGGAATATTACAAGACCTATAAAAGTGCTGAGAAAGATATCCAATTCCTTTGTGAGGAGGTCGACAATCTCACCGGAATTCTTCAG AACCTTGACGCTGCTATCAAAGATGGTGGCAGTAGGCTAGAGGTGGAGGCCCCGGCCGAGGGGCCAGTTAAGGCTTGTCGTGATAGGATCACGgcgctcgaggaggagctcaagcAGGTCACCGGTTCCGAGAACGGGCGCAATCCACCGGTGGACAACGTCAAGTTACTCACCAGATTCAAGCGGACACTGTATCCGTTCAAGGAAAAAACCTTGAAGGACTTGCGCGATAATGTATCGAAAGCCAACGAGATTCTTCACCAAGCTGCAACCTCCATTTTGAT ACGCCAGAACAATAGGATTTTGGATACAATGGACCAATTCTACGAGAAAGAGGATTCCAAGGAGATACTGCGTTGGCTTGATCCGCCTAATCCGTCCCAGAGACAATTTATTGCCTCGTCCAAACGCAAGGACGACACGGGTGCCTGGTTCGTCGATAACAACGAAAACGAATTTTGGACCTGGAAGGAATCGTTACGCTCCGTGCTCTGGATACAAGGCAGAG CGGGGTGTGGGAAGACTGTTCTCTG CTCCACGATAATCAACCACCTCATTGATTACTGCCAGCATCAGGCGACTTCAGGGATCGCCTACTTTTACTTTGACTTTACGGACGCCTCGACATCTCAAGATCACCACACACTCATCCGGTCGCTCATTGTGCAACTATCGGCGCAAATGCAAAATCGTTCGGTAACACAACCCCTCAAAACACTATACAAGCGACACCGGAATGGAACAACGCAGCCGACGGTGGAAGAGCTCTGCCAAACACTCCGTAACATCATCGAGCTTTTCTCGCCGTGTTATCTTGTTATCGATGCCGTAGACGAAAGCAAAGAGAAGGTAGAGtttctcaaactcctcaacatcatggTCGGCCAATGGAAGCTGCCTCAACTCCGTGTTCTGCTTACGAGTCGAACCGAGCTCGGTGTGGAGATTCCGAAACGCGACTGGGATAGCCGCACCATATCTATTGAAAGCGGTGTCGGCGAGGACGTCAAACATCATGTCCTGGCAACACTGTCGGATGAAAATGGGATGTTCAGCGATTGGAATCCGCCCGAAAGAGACAAGATTGCGGAATCCCTTATTAAAGCATCGCACGGAAA CTTCAGATGGGTTGCTTGCCAGCTTCAGGTCCTATGGGGGTGTCATACCATCCAAGAACTAGATGAAGCTCTCAAGTCCTTACCCGCCACGCTCGAAGAGATCTACGAAAGGGAGCTCTTGACAGTCGAAGAGACGAGGAGTCAAGGGTTTCGCCATATTTTGCAATGGTTGTGTTACTCAAAGCGGCCGCTGAAGCTCGACGAAATAGCCGAAGTGTTTGCGATTGACCAAGGGACGAATTCGCGGCCGCACTACGATCCCCGACGACGGTTAGTAAATGCAACGAGATTCATTCACAAGCATAGCAATCTGGTCTCGGTGGTGCTGGTCAAGTCAAAAGGCGAGCCGCACAAAGAGCTGCGGCTAGCCCACTTGTCCGTCCGAGACTACCTTACAGGGAGCAAGATTGTCGGTTCGCCGGCGAAGATTTTCCATATAACGGAACTATCAGCACATCAGAGCATAGCGGAAGCGTGTATTGTCTACCTGCAGCAAATCGACACCCCAGAGGATTCCCCAAAGACCTACCCGCTTGCCCGATATGCTGCGCAGTTCTGGTCCTATCATGTCCATGTTACAACCACCGCTGcaaccaccgccgctgcGACTGATCAGTCATCTGGCACGCTGATAATTATGTCGCTGTTGATCATTGAACTTATCACTCAGGTCCTGAGAGTCTTTGGTCTGtctcccaccatctcccaACAGCTTCTGGGGGAAAATGATGTGCACATCAACCTAAACTGTCTTTGCGTGGAgcttctcaccacccctcaAAAGTACATCAGGTATTTTGATCCAGACACGCCGTGGATTCACAATCCCGATATCTCTCGGTCCGTCGAGTCGCTACCATCGGCTCTGTACTACGCTGCCCACGCCGGCCTGGCTGATTCAGTCAGACAGCTACTCGCCCAAGGGCTAGATGTTAATGCTGTAGGCGGCCGGTACGGGACAGCTCTGCAGGCAGCAGCCTGCAAAGGACATCGGGATGTCATCAAAATGTTGCTTGCTAAAGGAGCCCAGGTAAACCAGTATGCGGGTGATTACGGCTACGCACTGCAAGGGGCATGCTGCTACGGCCATGAAGAGTGCGCGACACTGCTTATTGACCACGGAGCGGATGTTGATGCTCGAGGCGGAGAGCATCACACGGCGCTGCACGCAGCAGCGTTCAATGGATACGAGAAAGTTGTGAAGCTGCTGGCCGAGCGAGGTGCCACGATAGACGTTACCGACTCACCCAACGGCCGTACCGCCTTGATCGATGCAGCAAGAGAAGGGCAAACAACCGTCGTAGAGcgccttctccaacttgGGGCAAACAGTCTGATCCGCGATATGGGCGGCTGGACGGCGCTAGATGAAGCGGCGCCTGCGGGTTTTGACGCCGTCGTCCGCATCCTCATCGAACACAACCCTTCCATTCTAACGTCACGGGACCCCAGCGACTATTCAGCGTTGGACCACACCGCAGGACAGCATCACGTGTCGACGGTCCGGTTGCTCTTGGAGATGGGCATTGACGTGAACTCAAAGACCAACGAGGGACGCACAGCCCTTTTCAAAGCGGTAAAATCAGGAAACAGAGCCGTCGTTGACCTGCTCATTCAGCACGGCGCCGTCGTGTCTTTGACGGACAGAGGGGGGTGGTCCGCCTTGCACATAGCTGCGCACCATGGGCaggtggaggcgggggaggccTTGTTGCAGGCCGGGGCTCCGATCCATGGCGGCCCGGACGGTTGGACACCATTACACATTTCCATACTGAGGAAACGAACCTGCTTTGTCAAGATGCTGCTTGAGAGCGGCGCCGACGCCCAGGCCAAGACGGTCAACGGCGTGTCAGTCATGGACTGCGTTGATCTCCATCACAAGTACCTAGCGGAGCCCGAAAAGGGGAGGCTCAAGATCGACAACATGTGGCTGACCAGGACGGGGCTCCGCAGTGCGGCGAGTTATGGAAAGGATGCCCGGATCAGGGAGCTGCTCGACCGCGGCGCTGACATCGATGCGAGAGATGAAGGCGGCTTCACTGCTCTCATGTGGGCTATAGATGGCGGTCACTTGTCAACTGTGCGTCTCTTGGTCGAGAACGGCGCGGATGTGGACGCGCGGAGCGATCAAGAGGGCAACACTGCTCTCATGTTGGCTGCGATGCAAGTAAGGCCGTCATCGGTTATGCATCTTTTGGTGGAGCATGGGGCGGATGTCAACGTACGGAACAATGACGGCGAGAGTGCAATGAGCTATCTTGACAAACACAAGCACGCCGATTGTGTAAAATTACTCTACGAATATGGTTacagagaggaagagaccCCGCGGGAGATGCCAGTCCTTGATCCCAGTCAGGAGGTCCTCCAAAACATCCGGAAGTTACTGGAGGAAAGCATAAAGCATGTTAGATAG
- a CDS encoding hypothetical protein (EggNog:ENOG503NUD2; BUSCO:EOG09263ZSC; COG:S), producing MASVEHCLYCFETLAAELQGRKPMTLDQIKKSWAEYISSTTPAAATTTSEASSSSSSSSSEAAVKQSPALRRLAASSSSSTSSSSSSLSLTSSTPATSLSSSPAPPEGEEVASSSPLFVTWNTNHPRHGYILRGCIGTFEPQPLATGLSSYALISALQDSRFHPISSSELPKLQVAVTLLTDFEDAKDKMDWELGKHGIRISFYERGRRYGATYLPDVATEQGWTKEETLVSLMRKAGWSGKEEGWEGVDLRVVRYQGRKEKLEYEAYKEWREWVEEQQGRE from the coding sequence ATGGCATCAGTCGAACACTGCCTCTACTGCTTCGAAACCCTAGCCGCCGAGCTCCAAGGCCGCAAGCCCATGACCCTCGACCAAATCAAGAAATCATGGGCCGAATACatttcctcaacaacaccagcagcagcaacaacaacatccgaggcaagcagcagcagcagcagcagcagcagcgaagCAGCAGTTAAACAAtcccccgccctccgccGGCTGGCagcctcatcttcctcgtccacgtcctcctcctcgagctccctctccctaacctcctcaaccccagcaacatccctctcctcctcccctgcGCCcccagaaggagaagaggtcgCTTCCAGCAGCCCCCTCTTCGTAACCTGGAACACGAACCACCCCCGCCACGGGTACATCCTCCGCGGCTGCATCGGCACATTcgaaccccaacccctcgcCACAGGGCTCTCCTCTTACGCGCTGATTTCGGCCCTGCAGGACAGCAGGTTCCATCCGATTTCGTCGTCGGAGCTGCCAAAGCTGCAGGTTGCTGTTACCTTGCTCACGGACTTTGAGGATGCAAAGGATAAGATGGATTGGGAGCTGGGGAAGCACGGGATCAGGATCAGTTTTTATGAGCGGGGGAGACGGTACGGGGCTACGTATTTGCCCGACGTGGCTACCGAGCAGGGGTGGACAAAGGAGGAGACGTTGGTCAGCTTGATGAGGAAGGCCGGGTGgtcggggaaggaggaggggtgggagggggtggatttgaGGGTTGTGAGGTATCAGGGGCGgaaggagaagttggagTATGAGGCTTACAAGGagtggagggagtgggttgaggagcagcagggGAGGGAATAG
- the THI4 gene encoding thiamine metabolism-related protein (COG:H; EggNog:ENOG503NX5E), whose protein sequence is MAPSAVTPPQKPAVLATHPLKSVNLDNKTDITPTPAIKDDLAALFNNWDSFTFAPIRESTVSRAMTRRYFNDLDTYTESDITIVGAGSAGLSCAYVLGTLRPDLKISILEAGVAPGGGAWLGGQLFSAMVMRKPAHLFLEQVGVPFEDEGDYVVVKHAALFTSTIMSKVLQMPNVKLFNATTVEDLITRQDRETGEVRIAGVVTNWTLVSMHHDDQSCMDPNTINTNVVVSMTGHDGPFGAFSVKRLVSMKQIEELGGMRGLDMGKAEDAIVKRTREIVPGLVVGGMELSEVDGANRMGPTFGAMVLSGLKAAEETLRVFDQRKAQNDAEL, encoded by the exons ATGGCCCCCTCCGCCGTCACCCCTCCCCAGAAGCCCGCCGTCCTGGCCACCCACCCCCTGAAGTCggtcaacctcgacaacaaGACCGACATCACGcccacccccgccatcaaggatgacctcgccgccctcttcaacaactgGGACTCGTTCACCTTCGCCCCCATCCGCGAGTCCACCGTCTCCCGCGCCATGACCCGCCGCTACTTCAACGACCTGGACACCTACACCGAATCcgacatcaccatcgtcgGCGCCGGCTCGGCCGGTCTCTCGTGCGCCTACGTCCTCGGCACCCTCCGCCCCGACCTCAAGATCTCCATCCTCGAAGCCGGCGTCGCTCCCGGCGGCGGTGCCTGGCTCGGCGGCCAGCTCTTCTCCGCCATGGTCATGCGCAAGCCTGCCCACCTTTTCCTCGAGCAGGTCGGTGTTCCGttcgaggacgagggtgaCTATGTCGTCGTCAAGCACGCCGCGCTcttcaccagcaccatcatGAGCAAGGTCCTTCAGATGCCCAACGTCAAGCTGTTCAACGCGAcgacggtggaggatttgATCACCAGGCAGGACAGGGAGactggggaggtgaggatcGCGGGTGTGGTGACCAACTGGACGCTGGTCAGCATGCATCACGATGATCAGTCCTGCATGGACCCCAACACGATCAACACCAACGTTGTCGTTTCCATGACTGGTCACGATGGGCCGTTTGGCGCTTTTAGCGTCAAGAGACTGGTCAGCATGAAGCAGATCGAGGAGCTGGgcgggatgagggggttggataTGGGCAAGGCTGAGGATGCGATtgtgaagaggacgagggagattgtgcctgggttggtggttggtggtatGGAGCtgagtgaggttgatggggcCAACAGGATGG GCCCTACCTTTGGTGCCATGGTCCTCTCTGGtctcaaggctgccgaggagaCCCTCAGAGTCTTTGACCAGCGCAAGGCTCAGAACGATGCCGAGCTCTAA
- the GAD2 gene encoding Glutamate decarboxylase 2 (COG:E; EggNog:ENOG503NVBV), protein MNGTNGAKKQTLNRASEVEHLVDAVKSLIIPFIQAADDAVPSRAAGELLPNRNGVVRNALVESKRPEELVKELALSLPRVGRGEEGLLQTIQDVLKHSVNTWDQGFMDKLYASTNPVGVISELVLAVLNTNVHVYQVSPALAVVEKHTAKTFASLFGFNGPRAGGVTCQGGSSSNLTSIVIARNTLYPASKLNGNSAAPNGPFVLFTSSHGHYSVEKAAVTCGLGSSSVWTVPVDASGRIIPSELRRLVQKSLDQGLTPFYVNATAGTTVLGSYDPFEEISAVCKEFNLWMHIDASWGGPAIFSAAHKHKLAGSHLADSLTVNPHKMLSCPVTCSFLLGPDMSIFHKANTLPAGYLFHSSTPSDVWDLADLTLQCGRRADSLKLALAWIYYGAEGFGRQIEAAFELAAYFAGLLERSGNFVLVSENPPPCLQVCFYYAPGGRLRGTGEGNTEVTRAMVERLVARGYMVDYAPDVSEESRGSFFRVVVNAQTLRGTVEGLVKGLEAVGREVVPQ, encoded by the exons ATGAACGGAACCAACGGggccaagaagcagacgCTCAACAGGGCATCCGAGGTGGAACAT CTCGTTGATGCTGTGAAATCCTTAATCATCCCCTTCATTCAGGCCGCCGATGATGCTGTGCCATCCAGGGCTGCCGGGGAACTGCTCCCAAACAGGAACGGTGTCGTCCGCAATGCCCTGGTCGAGTCCAAGAGACCGGAAGAGCTGGTCAAGGAATTGGCCTTGTCTCTCCCTCGAGTAGGCCgtggcgaggagggtctCTTACAGACGATCCAAGATGTCCTCAAGCACAGCGTCAACACCTGGGACCAAGGGTTCATGGACAAGCTGTATgccagcaccaacccc GTGGGCGTCATCTCCGAGCTCGTCCTCGCCGTCCTCAACACAAAT gTCCACGTCTACCAAGTCTCCCCAGCCCTGGCAGTAGTGGAAAAGCACACCGCCAAAACGttcgcctccctcttcggTTTCAACGGTCCCCGCGCCGGCGGCGTAACCTGCCAAggcggctcctcctccaacctcacctccatAGTCATCGCCCGCAACACCCTCTACCCCGCATCCAAACTCAACGGCAACTCCGCCGCCCCCAACGGCCCCTTTGTCTtgttcacctcctcccacggcCACTACTCGGTCGAAAAAGCCGCCGTGACCTGCGGCCtcggctcctcctcagtctGGACCGTCCCCGTCGACGCCAGCGGCAGGATAATCCCCTCTGAACTCCGCCGCCTGGTCCAAAAGTCCCTCGACCAAGGCCTCACCCCCTTTTACGTCAAcgccaccgccggcaccaccgTCTTGGGGAGCTACGACCCCTTTGAGGAAATCTCGGCCGTCTGCAAGGAGTTCAACCTCTGGATGCACATCGACGCCTCGTGGGGCGGCCCGGCCATCTTTTCCGCCGCTCACAAGCACAAGCTTGCCGGCAGTCACCTTGCCGATTCCCTGACTGTGAACCCGCACAAGATGCTCAGCTGTCCGGTCACGTGCTCGTTTCTGCTGGGGCCGGACATGTCGATTTTTCACAAAGCAAACACCCTTCCGGCGGGGTACCTCTTTCACAGCTCGACTCCGTCTGACGTGTGGGATTTGGCCGATTTGACGCTCCAGTGCGGGAGGAGGGCTGATTCGCTCAAGCTGGCGCTGGCGTGGATTTACTACGGggcggaggggtttgggaggcAGATCGAGGCTGCTTTCGAGCTGGCGGCGTATTTTGCGGGGTTGCTGGAACGGAGCGGGAACTTTGTGCTGGTTAGTGAGAACCCGCCGCCGTGCTTGCAGGTTTGTTTTTATTATGCGCCTGGgggaaggttgagggggacgggggaggggaacaCGGAGGTCacgagggcgatggtggagaggttggtggcgAGGGGGTACATGGTTGATTACGCGCCGGATGTGAGCGAGGAGAGCAGGGGGAGCTTCTTTAGGGTGGTGGTCAATGCTCAGACGTTGagggggacggtggaggggttggtgaaggggttggaggcggtggggagggaggtggtgcctCAGTAG
- a CDS encoding hypothetical protein (EggNog:ENOG503P63A; COG:S) encodes MDSSSAEMESRPKVARYACESCKKRKTKCTRELPKCAACKPWPGPCNYARQFPDPVAAPVAAPSSATLEPANIFVSSSLSDRLDRIEATLQTLTAAVTKLLAVTEAKSSQEPKPESNPAAKQPDETDRSARSKTTCTITPPVISSLDEANAHLGNIIPSHDDHDDHNDHNLALQNLTDLSNTLTSFRLDMSLDLGPHDNRQYIIPSLETGNLIISKFTPLTLFASPFFTPPSPRLLSTIIFSPGTVAPGWIIYANYFLLSSPITATLFPSSVPHWRHNVRLALQNASLYLHPSKVNIAAFTMLSFHGEDFAASPNVSWMLCSHLCRMAQALRLWEGGGTEGGEGEGEEEKQRGLALFWAIYNMEKCCALTFGRSQVGLWEGVDVERVEMPRGEWFGSFRPHLTGQRRAKGVEGVDAEFGGYIFLRNVELAKLSGRVLEYLGKGEGTEEEREVLKGRLAEWFRETDETFREGVERERQGRVPGAGVDVKREKVMRLYEFTVKFRYLHVLIILTKDSPGDRGLRVESARQAIGILPMTVSGWDPVYNGVIWHLLYYPFTPFFVVFGHIVTNPRAETVPSDLRLLETVVEYIIALRPLLTLLRDLTAKLQKTAEIFLRLARRHVAETTGSMPFSSALQEDVTHPTDFSQPQDQPDLSQHPPEMVMPDQQDFFSLEGVDVDRFLSWVPQPMGFPGDIDFGVGDGTAGEEEEEEEEQQQNRGVKRPLETTFDWFSWENYYADATR; translated from the exons ATGGATAGTTCGAGTGCAGAGATGGAATCTCGGCCCAAGGTTGCTCGCTATGCG TGCGAGAGCTgtaagaagaggaagacaaA ATGCACCCGCGAACTTCCCAAATGCGCCGCCTGCAAGCCATGGCCTGGACCATGCAACTATGCCAGGCAGTTTCCCGACCCGGTGGCAGCTCCGGTGGCAGCTCCGTCGTCAGCAACCCTGGAACCAGCAAACATCTTTGTTagctcttctctctctgaCCGGCTTGACCGAATCGAGGCTACGCTGCAGACTCTCACAGCCGCCGTGACAAAACTGCTCGCTGTCACCGAGGCCAAGAGCTCCCAAGAGCCAAAGCCCGAGTCAAACCCGGCAGCAAAACAACCAGACGAAACAGACAGATCAGCGCGCTCAAAAACAACATGCACCATCACGCCCCCcgtcatctcctccctcgacgaAGCCAACGCACATTTGGGAAACATCATCCCCAGccacgacgaccacgacgatCACAACGAccacaacctcgccctccaaaacctcacCGACCtatccaacaccctcacctccttccgCCTCGACATGTCCCTCGACCTCGGACCCCACGACAACAGACAGTacatcatcccctccctcgaaACCGGcaacctcatcatctcca AATTCACCCCCCTAACCCTCTtcgcctcccccttcttcactcccccctccccccgcctcctctcgaccatcatcttctcccccggcACCGTGGCCCCCGGCTGGATAATCTACGCAAActacttcctcctctcctcccccataaccgccaccctcttcccctcctccgtcccccaCTGGCGTCACAACGTCCGCCTAGCCCTCCAAAACGCGTCTTTATACCTCCACCCCAGCAAGGTAAACATCGCAGCCTTCACCATGCTCAGCTTTCACGGGGAAGATTTCGCGGCGAGCCCAAACGTAAGCTGGATGCTCTGCAGTCACCTATGCCGTATGGCGCAAGCCTTAAGActatgggagggaggggggacagagggaggggaaggggaaggggaggaggaaaaacaGAGGGGTTTGGCCCTGTTTTGGGCGATTTACAACATGGAAAAGTGTTGTGCTTTGACGTTCGGACGGTCGCAGGTTGggttgtgggagggggtggatgttgagCGGGTGGAGATGCCGAGGGGGGAGTGGTTTGGAAGTTTCAGGCCGCACTTGACGGGTCAGAGGAGGGCtaagggggttgagggggtggatgccGAGTTTGGGGGGTATATCTTTCTGAGGAATGTcgagctggccaagctgagcgggagggtgttggagtatttggggaagggggaggggacggaagaggagagggaggtcttgaaggggaggttggcggagtGGTTCAGGGAGACGGATGAGACGTTtcgggagggggtggagagggaacGACAAGGGAGGGTGCCGGGAGCGGGGGTTGatgtgaagagggagaaggtgatgaggttgTATGAGTTTACGGTCAAGTTTCGGTATCTGCATGTGCTGATCATTCTGACAAAGGACTCGCCGGGGGAccgggggttgagggtggagagCGCGAGGCAGGCGATTGGGATTTTGCCCATGACGGTTTCGGGGTGGGATCCGGTTTACAACGGGGTTATATG GCATCTCCTCTACTACCCGttcacccccttcttcgTGGTATTCGGGCACAtcgtcaccaaccccagAGCGGAAACAGTGCCTTCCGACCTCAGACTGCtcgagacggtggtggagtacATCATTGCTCTGCGGCCGCTGCTCACTCTCCTCAGAGATTTGACGGCCAAGCTGCAAAAAACGGCCGAGATATTCCTGAGGCTGGCGAGAAGGCACGTGGCTGAAACAACTGGAAGTATGCCGTTCAGTTCTGCATTGCAGGAGGATGTCACTCACCCGACGGACTTCTCCCAACCGCAGGACCAACCGGACCTCTCGCAGCACCCCCCCGAGATGGTGATGCCTGACCAGCAAGACTTCTTCTCCCtagagggtgttgatgtcgacAGGTTCCTCAGTTGGGTGCCCCAGCCCATGGGATTTCCAGGAGATATCGactttggtgttggtgatgggacggcgggagaggaggaggaggaggaggaggagcagcagcagaataGGGGTGTCAAGAGGCCGTTGGAGACGACGTTTGACTGGTTTTCGTGGGAGAATTATTATGCTGATGCTACCCGGTAG
- a CDS encoding hypothetical protein (EggNog:ENOG503PR5E) — protein MKFIAAVLALATVAFAYPTVNMNAPVKRQNIVTADVSAPAMTDASGNVVPFDATRVDQARRKL, from the exons ATGAAGTTCATCGCCGCCGTCCTTGCTCTGGCCACTGTTGCCTTTGCCTACCCCACCGTCAACATGAATG CCCCGGTCAAGCGTCAAAACATTGTCACCGCCGATGTCTCGGCCCCGGCCATGACCGATGCCTCTGGCAACGTCGTTCCGTTTGACGCCACCAGAGTTGACCAGGCCCGCCGCAAGCTCTAA